A window of Cervus elaphus chromosome 23, mCerEla1.1, whole genome shotgun sequence genomic DNA:
TATTTGGAGGACAAGGCCCTTTAAGGGCTCAATCTAATGCCAACAGGCAGCTCCAGAAACGCTGGCACAGTGACCAACTCAGGATTGGGAGTGGGGGGACAGGCTGATGCTGAGCCACAGGGGCTAAAACTGACCAAAACTGGTTTACCACCAAGGCCTCCCCACCAGGGGAAGAGGCCAGCCTTTAAACTCcaagagtcccaaagagtcagcaGAGTTTCTGCcagaggaaaattctgaaagagatgggaataccagaccacctgacccacctcttgagaaacctatatgcaggtcaggaagcaacagttagaactggacatggaaaaacagactggttccaaataggtaaaggagtacatcaaggctgtatgttgtcaccctgcttatttaacttacatgcagagtacatcatgagaaatgctgggctggaagaagcacagctggattcaagattgctgggagaaatatcaataacctcagatatgcagatgacatcacccttatggcagaaagtgaagaactaaagagtttcctgatgaaagtgaaagaggagagtgaaaaagttggcttaaagctcaacattcagaaaactaagatcatggcatctggtcccatcacttcatggtaaacagatggggaaacagtggctgactttatttttctgggctccaaaatcactgcagatggtgactgcagccatgaaattaaaagatgcttactccttggaaggaaagttatcaccaacctagacagcatattaaaaagcagagactactttgtcaacaaatatccatctagtcaaggctatggtttttccagtggtcacgtatggatgtgagagatggatggaaactgagcgccaaaaaattaatgcttttgaactgtggtgttggagaagactcttgagagtcccttggactgcaaggagatccaaccagtccatcctaaagaagatcagtcctgggggtgttcattggtaggagtgatgttgaagctgaaactccaatactttggccacctgatgcaaagaactgactcatttgaaaagaccctgatgctgggaaagattgagggcaggaggagaagggcacaacagaggatgagatggttggatggcatcaccgactcaatggacataagtttgggtggactccgggagttggtgatggacagggaggcttggcgtgctgcagttcatggggtcgcaaagagtcggacacaactgagagactgaactgaattgaacttaaaAGTATAATCCCAGAGGAGAGGGACTCTGGGTGTCCCTGATCATTCTGCCTGATATCATTCAACAGGTTTCTCTAAACATAACCTTTCCCAACACAAACAAAACTTTACTTTGGATCCCTAAAATGCAACTTTCAAACACACCTATGTGTAGAAAAGCCCTGAATTACACCACTCAACACTGAAGGACCCACAGAGGTGCACTTAGAAACACTGACAGTGAGCAGAGGGGACTTGGAAACTGCACGCAAAGTGGTGGCCATGGCAGTTTTGTGGTCAAGAAGTGCTGTTGTAAGCATTTCATATTCTCACGTGCTAATTCCATTCATTTTACTGAGCATGAACCTCACAATGATTTCCACTCAAACTAGTCTTCAGCAGTGGACACTGAAGCAGGAGATGCCCACATTTAATTGCTTCAGTAACTCAGCCAACATTCTACTCCACAGAAAAGTATTTTTTGctttgaaaacaaacaagaatagtcatttgcttttttcccttttcatctgCCCAAATTGACAGTGGTTTgtaactgaaacaaaaataaaaccaactaaATTAAATCAAAATGTCTTTCGGAAGTTTATTTTGGATAAAATAGTTGAAGACGAGCGGCTCGGCGACCCCGCGCCGGGGCCGGGCTGCGCCCCCAGCGCCGCGGAGCCTGCGGCGCCGGGAGCTCTGGGCCATGCGGCGGCCGCCGCCGACACTGCTGCCGCCGCTGCTCGTGCTTCTCAGCGGCTTCGGCGCCGCGGCGCCCCCCGCAGACTCCCTGGCCCCGCTGCCTGCTCCTCGAAACCTGAAGGTTCACCTGTACAACGCCCAGCAGGCGCTGAGCTGGGAGCCGGTGTACCTGGACGGCGACCCGAGGCCCGTGGTCTACCAGGTGCAGTATAAATACAGCACCAGTAGTAACTGGTATGACGTCAACAAAGAAGATAGCAAGGTGGATTGTACAAACCTCACCAGGACAGAGTGTGACTTCACCGCAAACAGCCTCTCGGAGGGATTCCCATGGCGTTTCAACATCTCTTTACGTGTTCGAGCTAAGCTGGGGGGCCTTGTTTCTGCCTGGGCAACAGCACCTTGGTTTGAACACTATCGGAATGCTACCATCGGGCCTCCAGAAAACATCCGGGTGACCCCAGAAGAAGGTTCCCTTATCATCAGGCTTTCTGCTCCCTTCGATGTCCCTGCCTCCGAGGCCTTTTTTGTGTATCATGTCTACTACTGggagaaggcaggaggcaaaCAGGCAAGAGTGCCACGCTGTTTCAGGAGCAACTTCATCACACTGAATGATTTAAAACCCTTAACAGTATACTGTTTTCAAGTCAAGGCAGAACTGTGTTTGACCAAAGAAAACGTCTCTCGACCTGGACATTTAAGCAACATATCTTGCTCTGAAACAGCAGCAGATGCCTCTGTCAAGCTTCAACAAGACATCCTGGCCACCGCGACAACCTTTTTGGTGCTGTTGGTGGTGGTAGGGTCCTGTCTCTTCCTGGTTCTGAAATACAGAGGCCTGGTTAAACACTGGTTTCACTCTCCGCCAAGCATTCCATCACAGATAGAAGAGTATTTAAAGGATCCGGATCAGCCCATCTTAGACGCCCTGGACAAGGACAGCTCGCCAAAGGATGACGCCTGGGACTCCGTGTCCATCGTGACGTTTCCAGAGAATGAACAAGAAGGGAGTCCCCAAAGCGCTGATCCGAGCCACCAGCCCACGGAAGGAGTTCCCTGAGCCAAGGAAGCTGCAACGTGCCTGCAGGACGGGGTGGAGCCCCTTGCTCCTTAGTCCCGTCACAAAAAGACCCGGGGGTGCCTGGGAAGAAGTCAGTTGTGGGAGAgacaaacttattttttttaactagtgaaagtcattcagtcatgtccaactcttggtgacccatggactatacagtgcatggagttctccaggccagaatactggagtaggtagcctttcccttctccaggggatcttcccaacccagggatcaaaccagggtctcccgcattgcccgCAGATTCTTTATGAACTGAGCCACAAGGTTTAAATCCTGCAAGTTTCTAGACTGATTctgcataccaaaaaaaaaaaaaagattttgcttAAACACTAAAAAGGCATGTAATTATTAGCAAACAGGCTGTGACACCCCTGTGATATTTCAGACATTGTTTCCTGGGCTGGGTGGTCAGGAGACAGGGTCCTCTCCTTGGTTCTGGCAAGGACTTGGGGCCCTTTGGGCAGGTCACGGAAcctgtcccaccctctcccaacaaGGGACACTGAGTGGCCCTTGACACCCAGTCTCCCTGCTTAAAATGTAATTAATCCTGTAAATACTTTTCTAGTAATTTAAGggacttctttttttccaaactagaaataaaagactgtttcattaatttttataagcCTGTATAGGGACatgcctggtgatccagtggttaagactccgtactTCTGGTGCTGGAAAtggtgggtttgacccctggtcggggaactaagatccccgaacagtgtggccaaaaactgtaaataaatagacatttgaaagtctgtgaaaaaaaaaaaaaaatagttgaagaCAAATCAAACAGTGCAATGAACAAAAGGACTAGAAGATGACTTACTCCTTTTAGTGCTGGCATGCTGCTATCTGTAACCTTTCACCAGTTCCTGTGCCTCAGGGCAGACTTCTGTCCACACCCTCAAACAGGTGTGTTTGCAAAAAAGGGACTCTTCATGTGCAATGACCAAAATTCTCTCTTGCACAAGAGTAAGATTTGTCCATCAAAAGCAACACAGTCACATCAATAAATCTTTCCTCTCCTGCAAGTCTGAAGCAACCAAAACTTAAGAAATGAGAAACCACTGCCCACTCAAAATATCTGTAATATAATACAGTGACAAAAATTACCCACACCCGTACATTTAAGGCATAACCATAGCTTTCAGCAAAGCACAAGTCCTTGAGTTACTTCACTGTTCTGTTCAGTTTACAGATCACGACTCCCAGCTCTGTGAAACCAAACCAGGAAAAAGTGGGGTCAAAGTGCTTCAGCGGCAAAGGACACTATCTCCTGTCCTTTTTACCAGCTTTCCTCTTTCCTGAGAGCAAGTGCTTCGGTTTCATGTCAAACACATGTCTGTCTGCCTCCCCTTTCTTCCCCAAGCGATTCATCTTCTTCTGAGCATTCTTCATCATCATCTTGGCCTTCTTCACCATCTACAAAGGTAAAGAAAAACCTATCAGTTGTGAAAACCCAAATTTCCAAGTGAATTTCCATTACCTGTTAACACTTGACGTGAACAGTCCAGGTCCGTGCTGTGAAGAGAAGCCCTCGTGAGCATCACTCACACCATTTTCCCGTGGACATACCACAGTACCCACAGGATGAAAACTGTACCAGACCAGTCTCATACCTGTGAGGACCAGACACTCTCAGACCTGCAAGATCAGGTACTCTGTTCTGTTCTACTTCCCTCTCAGCAGATGAGGGCATGGAGATCCGGCCATGGAGCTACTCATATCTGACTGACAAGTGGCAATGCTGGTATTAAGTCCAGATTACTGGATGAAATGGCTCCCTGAAAGCACACTGCTGATCAGTTTATACACAGACTTTCTCATCTAGATGAATTTTCAAAATGCTGAAACTaaccatttttatatttaaagaaaaaaaggaaaagtagtagTTGCCACAAAAAGAGACTGTACACATCCAAAGTGTCTTTTCCTAAAGACTGCCCCAAACAGCTCCCTGCTGTGGTGGGTGAGGGCCCCATGTCCAGGCTCTGAGCAGGACTATTTCCTAGCACAGCCCTGAGTGGCTGGGACCAAGGCTCAGGCTGCAAGGCTCCTGCAATACCCTGCTCTGTCTGCCCTGAGAAGGAACACACACGTGTAAAGAAAAGGCCCATGGATACCCGGCGGTGCAGGGGCCAAGCCCAACCCCTAGGGTGCAGCACTCAGCCAAGCACACTCCACCACCCACCCCACAATCTCTGCGGCTCCAAATGTTTGCCCCGACCCCCTGAGGGGTCAACCGTAGAGGTTATTAGCTACTAGTTACAGGGACTAACCTTGACATCCCGGAGACCAGAGACATCACGTGGAGGCCGAGAACAGCTCTGACTGCGGGTCACAGAGGCAGGCAGGACAGAGTCTTCCCGTTTCCTCTTCCTGGTGATGCTCCGAGACCTTCTCGCCTGGACTGCATAATGGGCCTGAAACAGAGCAGGCTTCAGTGCCTCGGGGTCCCAGCGCCTTGGGATCCTGGCACCTCGGGGTCCCGGCCTTAGTGACAAACATGAAATTACTCCAGTGGGGGGAGAAGGCACATGGAGGGCTCGTAGAACCATCGTCGAACAAgctaaatacatttaaaacatacATAGTCAGGGCCTGCCCTGGTGGACCAATGGGGAAGAGTCCTCCCATCCACcgtaggggatgcaggttcagtccctggtcattggaactaagattccaaatgCAGTACAGCATGGCCAAGATAaagaaacaaatctttaaaaaaataaaacactgtaaaaaaaaataaagtacacacAGTCCCCATTAATTATTGGTCAAATATTCGTCTTCACTCACACAGATGCTGTGTGCTACTCAGAGCTGCCTGTTCAACCTCCTGAGCAGCACGGTTTGTCAAGAGCTGCCCTCCTTCTCAACCCCCTTCTGCAGTTACTGGCCGCCAGAAAGCTCAGCCATGAGGTTGAGCAAAGACCCGGGTGCTGAGGACAGTTTC
This region includes:
- the LOC122681621 gene encoding interferon gamma receptor 2-like, translated to MRRPPPTLLPPLLVLLSGFGAAAPPADSLAPLPAPRNLKVHLYNAQQALSWEPVYLDGDPRPVVYQVQYKYSTSSNWYDVNKEDSKVDCTNLTRTECDFTANSLSEGFPWRFNISLRVRAKLGGLVSAWATAPWFEHYRNATIGPPENIRVTPEEGSLIIRLSAPFDVPASEAFFVYHVYYWEKAGGKQARVPRCFRSNFITLNDLKPLTVYCFQVKAELCLTKENVSRPGHLSNISCSETAADASVKLQQDILATATTFLVLLVVVGSCLFLVLKYRGLVKHWFHSPPSIPSQIEEYLKDPDQPILDALDKDSSPKDDAWDSVSIVTFPENEQEGSPQSADPSHQPTEGVP